TGGGCACCGGCGAGTTCAGCCGCGAGCAGGTGCGGGCCCAGACCCTCAAGAGCGTGCTGGAGTCGGTCTTGCAGGTCTTGATTGTGGTGCTGGGCGTGCTCTTTGCCCTCTCGAACCTGGGCCTGAACGTGACCGCCTTGCTGGCCGGGGCCGGAGTGGTGGGGCTCGGTATCTCGCTGGCCGCACAGAACCTGATCCGGGACGTGCTTAATGGCTTCTTTATCCTGCTGGAAGACCAGTACGGGGTGGGCGATGTAATCACGGTGGGCCAGCTTTCCGGCGGGGTGGAGCGCTTCAACCTGCGGATTACCGTGTTGCGCGACCTCGAGGGCCGGGTGCACTTTATCCCCAACTCCACCATCCAGCAGGTCACGGTGATGAGCCGCGACTGGGCCCGGGCGGTGGTGGATGTCTCGGTGGCCTATGAAACGCCGGTGGACAGGGCCCTGGAGGTTATACGCTCGGAGGCCGAGGCCTTTTACCACGACCCCGTGTGGCGCGATAAGTTCACCGACCAGCCCCCCGAGACCCTGGGCATCCAGCAACTGGCCGACTCGGGCATCCTGATTCGGGTGCTGTTCAACGCCAAGCCCAAAGAACAGTGGGCCATTGGCCGGGAGTTCCGCCGCCGCATCAAGCTGCGCCTCGATGCCGAGGGAATCGCGATTCCCTACCCCACCCGGCGCATCGTCAACACCTGAACCTGTTTGTGTGCAACCCCCGCATAGAATGAGGGGGATGAAAACCTGCG
This window of the Meiothermus sp. CFH 77666 genome carries:
- a CDS encoding mechanosensitive ion channel family protein yields the protein METSSVWLRTIVSIGLLILGFWVGRGGMGLLTWLGRLTPDERDDRYWRVVGWLWWGVTGLMIASLILHVWEVVLEPLHGWGRTLYVWLGERGLAVLLIAGATSLALRLVPRLLQRVPVGTGEFSREQVRAQTLKSVLESVLQVLIVVLGVLFALSNLGLNVTALLAGAGVVGLGISLAAQNLIRDVLNGFFILLEDQYGVGDVITVGQLSGGVERFNLRITVLRDLEGRVHFIPNSTIQQVTVMSRDWARAVVDVSVAYETPVDRALEVIRSEAEAFYHDPVWRDKFTDQPPETLGIQQLADSGILIRVLFNAKPKEQWAIGREFRRRIKLRLDAEGIAIPYPTRRIVNT